GCGGTACCTCTGGGGGCGTCTGGAGTTCCATCATTGTTGAAATCTGTAGAAAAGGCAGCTGCATTACCAGCAGCAAGGCGAGTATGTAGTACGTCTCTACCAGTGAAGCTGCTTTGCAGGTCTAGACGAACCCGGTCTTGTAGCACAGGGTTGTTGGAAACACCTTGGTTGAACTCGTCAGTAACCGCGAAGATCGCCTCACCAACCAACTTAGTTGTGGTGGAGAATTGGTTAGCTTCGAGTTCAGCAGTGCGAGCTTCTAGAGCATCAACACGACCGCGAAGAGTCGCCAACTCAGCTGAGAACTCTTCTTGGAGGCGCTGTAGGGTTGCTAGGTCTTCCTTGGTGACGAGGTCAGCAGTGCCTGCTGCAATGAGTTCGTTGACGCGGTCCATGCAAGCATTCAAACCAGCGGCAAACTCATAACGAGTCATTGCCCGGTTGCCACGATAGGTACCGTCGGGATAACCCGCGATACAGCCATAGCGCTCAACCAAGGATTGCAGTGCTTGGAAAGCCCAATCGGTAGGTTGTACGTCAGACAGCTGAGAAACGGAAGTGACTTGAGAGATAGAATTCTGAGACTTGCCCTCGGTGCTGTATCTGTTGACTTGATCGAGGGAAGAAGTATCGGCTGGAACTTGTTGCGCAATCTGAACGGGGGTTTGCGCTTGGCTAGGGATAGTTGCAAAAACAGGAGCTACATCTGCTTCTGGAGCTTCTGGCTGAGCAGAAACAGCTACTGGAGCCAAGTCTTGAGCGGCTGCTGTAACCTGCGGTTGAGCTGCTTCAGCGGTAACCCCAGCTTCTGCCGCGATCGCACCTGAAGAAATTGCTAAAACGGTACCCAAGATAGCAGGGCTAACCAATAATGACTTCCACAGAATCTTTGACATTCTTTTTGTTCTCCTCACACCTGCTGTAGGACGACTAAGCTAAGTCATCTATCTACTAGTCTACGATAGAGACTCACGACGTTCCGTAATTGTTCCCACTAATTTTGAAATTGATAAACTTGATCAAAACTGTTTGGGCAAATCGCGAAACGGTGTGTCTTAGCTTACATTTTTAGCAAAAACTAGCGGATTCTTCAATTCAAAGTTAACTTTACTAGCTGAAAATCGCCGAGAATTTATGAGGATTCCTTAACCTGAAATTGTCCTATACCTCTACTATAGGTTGCAACTGCTGCCTAGAAAGCAAGATGCAGTAAAGAAACAGATTAAATTTGCGAGATTTGTTGAGCTAGGTCAAAATCCTTCTGGGTTAGTCCACCTGAGTCATGGGTGGTTAAAACCACCGTAACTTTGTTGTAGGAAATTTGTAGGTCTGGATGGTGGTTAGCTCCCTCGGCAGGCTCAACCAATTTATTGACGAAGGCGATCGCCTCAACAAAATCTTTGAACTTGCGGACAGACTGAAGAGTTTTCCCCTGTACTTCCCAACCAGAAAGTAGATGAGCCTGTGCTTCAATCTCAGCTTCGTTCAGCAGTGGAGCCATACTCAACTCCTTAAATTTATGAAATCTGATGGCTTTAAATAAAGCCACTCTAAGATTCTAGGTAAAAGGCGCAGTTCAGCAAAATCGGATTTATGTGTCGCTAAGATTCCGAACTTTGCTAAATCTTGGCTAAATTAAAGTGCGATCGCAGGTACTTAAAGGCACTTAGATGAAGCTCAAAAACAAAATAACCCTTTAAAGAACTATCCGCTCTCACCAAGCCTTCTGTGTAACTCTTGCGAGCAACTCATTGTGCAATGGGGTGAGAGCGGTGTAGCGGGTCGTCAAATTGAAACCAGACTGCCGGGAGGAACTCCCTGTCAGCCCAGTAACTAAAGTTACTCAGTTTTTCTGGAAACCTAGATAACTAGAGACTAGATAAACTGTGGCTAACTGTTAGAGAACAGCCCCGGCGCGCAGCCGGCTAACTTCAAACTGACGACCCAGGCATTTACTACTATCTTGCATGGGCATCACCTCCTTGAGTCCCTAAGCGGATTAATTCTTAGATGGCAGAGCTAAAAGCTCCGGGTGCATTCACCTTTAGCTAAGATAACACACCAATTCAGAGATGTGTGTTCATAAAAAAGCCCTTACCTACTTAAAGATAAGGGCAACGGTTTAGCTAAACCAAAATGGCTCAGCTAGCCTTCATAAACACAATTACAGAGCATTACCGCGAGGTAGTACTTCTTCAGGGAAGACAAAGTTTTCGTGTGGCTGGTCTTGAGGAGCCATCCAAGCGCGGATGCCCTCGTTCAGCAAGATGTTCTTCGTGTAGAACGTCTCAAATTCAGGGTCCTCCGCTGCGCGAATCTCTTGCGACACGAAGTCGTAAGCTCGCAGGTTCAGCGCCAGACCGACAATTCCGATCGCACTCATCCACAGACCCATCACGGGCACAAACAGCATGAAGAAGTGCAACCACCGCTTGTTGGAGAACGCAATCCCGAAGATTTGGCTCCAGAAGCGGTTCGCCGTCACCATTGAGTAGGTTTCTTCGGCTTGGGTGGGGTTGAAGGCGCGGAAGGTGTTGGACCCTTGGCCGTCTTCAAACAAGGTGTTTTCCACGGTAGCTCCGTGAATCGCACACAGCAGCGCCCCACCGAGTACACCTGCGACACCCATCATGTGGAAGGGGTTCAAGGTCCAGTTGTGGAAGCCTTGCAGGAACAGCAGGAAGCGGAAAATCGCTGCCACTCCGAAGCTGGGAGCGAAGAACCAACCCGACTGACCCAAGGGGTACATTAGGAATACCGACACAAACACCGCAATCGGTGCCGAAAAGGCGATCGCGTTGTAGGGACGGATGCCCACGAGGCGAGCGATTTCGAACTGGCGGAGCATGAAGCCGATGAGAGCGAAGGCACCGTGGAGGGCGACGAAGGCCCAGAGGCCACCGAGCTGACACCAGCGAGTGAAGTCACCTTGAGCTTCAGGACCCCACAGCAGCAGCAAGGAATGGCCCAAGCTGTTGGGAGGAGTCGAGACAGCGACGGTGAGGAAGTTGCATCCTTCTAAGTAGGAGCTAGCCAACCCGTGGGTGTACCAAGAGCTGACGAAGGTGGTTCCGGTCATCCAGCCGCCAATTGCCAAGAAGGCGCAGGGGAACAGGAGAATCCCGGACCAGCCGACGAAGACGAAGCGATCGCGTTTGAGCCAGTCGTCGAGGGCGTCGAACCACCCCCGCTCTGCCTGCGCGCGTCCCATTGCTATGGTCATAGCGCAAATCTCCAAAATTTATGAGTACTGAAAGAAAGCGCCCTACAACACAAATCAACGGTTTCTATCTAAAAAATGAAAGCAGTTGCGTTGAAATGTGAGTAGAGTTTACGTTTCTTTACTATGCCTTTCATTATATGAGTAACTTTTTGAAATTTCATCCCCTTAATGCTCTGAGGTAAGGTTTCATCTTTCTTTTGTTTCCTCTTTCCTGGGTTCAATCTGCAAGAATCCATGACTGGTCAGCTCTGAGAGACAGGATGGTGGAGGCTAAAAGCAGCTTGTCGGCTCATCTACTCTGGAATCTGTCTATAGTTGAAATTGAAATGCAGTCAACTTTCCCATAAATTCTGAATTACATGTTCACCATTGACTTGATTCTGAAAAACACTCCCCTTACTGTCTCGGTTCAGCGCAAGGCATCCGAGGATGCTGAGGCTACCTATAAGCAGGTTTTGGATGCAATTAAATCTGGTAATGCCCAAGTATTGGAACTGACTTGCGATCGCCAGCCAGATAAAAAAATAGCTATCTTGAGCAGCGAAATCTCCGGTGTTCAGATCTCCGAAAAATCCAGCACTGCTTCTGGTAGACCCCCTGGTTTCTTTGCTCTGGCTGAATGAACGAAGCTACCGAGTCCGCAACCACTAGTGCAGCCATCGTAGTAGAGAATCTTGCCTTCAAATGGCCGAAGGGAGATTCAGTACTACAAGGCTGTTCGCTGAGCGTCCCTAAAGGCGAATTTTGGATGCTTTTAGGGACTAATGGCAGCGGCAAATCAACGTTACTGAGATTGCTGGCTGGTTTGCTCAGTCCTGAGTCTGGGCAGATCCGCACCGCGCAACCCGTCGGCTTTGTGTTTCAAAACCCCGATCACCAACTGGTGATGCCAACGGTTGGGGCTGATGTCGCTTTTGGCTTGGTAGAAGAGAAACTCTCAACGCTACAGGTGCGTCAGCGGGTGGAAGAAGCTTTGGCCGCAGTGAATCTGTGGGCGTTTCAACGCCGTCCTATTTACGCCCTGAGTGGTGGACAGAAGCAAAGAATTGCCATTGCAGGAGCGATCGCTCGGCATTGCGAAGTTTTGCTGCTTGATGAACCGACGGCACTCCTCGATCCAGATAGCCAACTGGATTTGGTTGTGCAAGTACAACGTTTGGTAAAAAGTCGCGGATTAACTGCTCTTTGGGT
This region of Trichocoleus desertorum NBK24 genomic DNA includes:
- a CDS encoding 4a-hydroxytetrahydrobiopterin dehydratase, encoding MAPLLNEAEIEAQAHLLSGWEVQGKTLQSVRKFKDFVEAIAFVNKLVEPAEGANHHPDLQISYNKVTVVLTTHDSGGLTQKDFDLAQQISQI
- the psbD gene encoding photosystem II D2 protein (photosystem q(a) protein) — protein: MTIAMGRAQAERGWFDALDDWLKRDRFVFVGWSGILLFPCAFLAIGGWMTGTTFVSSWYTHGLASSYLEGCNFLTVAVSTPPNSLGHSLLLLWGPEAQGDFTRWCQLGGLWAFVALHGAFALIGFMLRQFEIARLVGIRPYNAIAFSAPIAVFVSVFLMYPLGQSGWFFAPSFGVAAIFRFLLFLQGFHNWTLNPFHMMGVAGVLGGALLCAIHGATVENTLFEDGQGSNTFRAFNPTQAEETYSMVTANRFWSQIFGIAFSNKRWLHFFMLFVPVMGLWMSAIGIVGLALNLRAYDFVSQEIRAAEDPEFETFYTKNILLNEGIRAWMAPQDQPHENFVFPEEVLPRGNAL
- a CDS encoding energy-coupling factor ABC transporter ATP-binding protein produces the protein MNEATESATTSAAIVVENLAFKWPKGDSVLQGCSLSVPKGEFWMLLGTNGSGKSTLLRLLAGLLSPESGQIRTAQPVGFVFQNPDHQLVMPTVGADVAFGLVEEKLSTLQVRQRVEEALAAVNLWAFQRRPIYALSGGQKQRIAIAGAIARHCEVLLLDEPTALLDPDSQLDLVVQVQRLVKSRGLTALWVTHRLDELNYCDGAFLLDRGSVVDSGDPERLKQRLMQIQEVAS